TGTTCAGGAATGTTACTGTTGTTGCCAGAAAACCGGCGCTGGAGTTGGTAGCCGCCTGATAGCTGACTTCATACCTTTGCTCGGGTTTTATCTCCATTTCGGTTGTTTGCATCACTCCTGACATTGGTGATAAGAAACGGGCCATATAATTCTTCTTCACACCTTTTGCCTCAGCTTCAGCTCCCTTTTGATGGGCGGGAACAAGGTCAATATCACCGAAAATCTTACTCCAGCCGTCTTTGGTGGGTTTAAAATACTTTTCACCGTTTTTCGACATATTCATTCCGGCAAACATGGTTTGCCATTGATCCTGACTGGGTATAGGGAATTCCGGCTTTTTCTTTTTCGGCATTTTGAATTTCTCCTTTCAAACAAATCTGATGTAACGGTATGCCGAATTGCAATATTGCATAGTTACATAATCATGCTACATAATATTATAAATCCATGAGAATTGTGATTTTAAAGTGAAATTAGTTGTTTTAATCAGAAGTTAATTATGGCAATCTTCTCACTGCGCTGTCTCAGGGGCTTTTGGTCAAGGATTTGCCGGATTATGCGGGCTAAACGGGCCGGGTCGGGATGCTGGAACAGGTTTCGGCCTATAGCCACACCCCTGGCGCCGGCTGCTGTTGATTCTTCAATCATGTCCAGGAGTTCGTTCACTGATGACATTTTGGGTCCTCCAGCGATGACTACCGGAATTTTTACCGCACCGGTAACCTCGGCAAAGGTTTCCGCCGAACCGGTATAATTAACCTTCACAATATCAGCCCCGACTTCTTCGGCCAGCCGGGCTGCATGCTTAATTTTAGCCGGGTCGTATTCGCTTTCTTTATTGCCGTCCCGCACATACATCATGGCCAGCAGCGGCATACTCCAAGATGCACAGCTATCCGCTATCATCCCAAGGTCTTTCAGCATTGCCGGTTCACCGGCGCTCCCCAAATTGACATGGACCGATACTGCTGTAGCCCCAAGGCGGATGGCGTGCTCAACGGAGGAAACCAATTCTTTGCGGTTGGGGTCCGGCGCCAGGGATGTTGAGGCTGAGAGGTGCACAATTAACTCACAGCCATTTGCTCCCAGGCAGTCGGTTATTTGGTTCACCAGTCCCTTGTGGACCACCACGGCATCGGCTCTTCCCGCCCGGATCAGCCCTGCCATTAAAGGCATATCCGTTAACCCTTGTACCGGACCGACAGTAACCCCGTGGTCCATTGGTGCAATAAATAAGCGGTCCGAATGCTTGAACAGACGTTTCAGACGAATTTGTTTCCCTGTCATGATAAAACTACCTCCTAGTTGGCTCCGGAAATGACCGCGGAATATGGTGAAGTGTGGAAAATCAGTACAACACTTCACCATATTTTTCATTCCCGGTCATTTCCGGGAGCCTAGAATTATTTTTCTATAATGGTCTCATTAACCTTGATGCCCACATGCCGGCCCGGTTCACATACATAGGCCAGAAGCTGGTCTCCCGGCCTGATAAGGCTGGCATTCATCGGGCAGCCGTCAGCCCCCATGACCCGGATATGCCAATCGTCCTGAACGATAACATTAATTTCTTTGCCGGCTGCTTCTCCTTTGATTAAGAGCAGGGGCCTGACCTCCATCTTAACCCGGCCCACGGTCAGGGTTCGCGAAATCCCCTCTGTGTTGACACACAGCACCTTGCTTCCGGCGGCCAGGTCACTGAGGTACTCGGCAGCATTGCCGGGCATCCAGATATAGGAGTGGATGGCGCCGGCATTTACCCGGAAAGGACGCAGGTTCATATATGGCAGGTAGTGGGTTTCGGAACAGACAAAGATGCCACCCTGAGAAGTTGAGCCTACCAGCATCCCTTCGTTTTGTGCCATCATTGCCGTAGTGTCAATACAGGCTCTTAAGCCCATGCCGATATTGCGGACTTCACTGACTGTCATTGAATTGAGGTCAATATTTCCCACATCCTGACCATCCAGGCAGGCGCTGACTTTCATAATTTCATTAATATCGGTACTGGAAAACAGGACGCCATCACTGCCTTTTTCCAGCACACCGAAAACCACTTCAGTTTCTGCAAAGGTGGTTACCTGTTTCAGGAGTACAGTGCTGCTGTCCTGCAGCCGGGCAATAATCAATTCCAGGGGAATGTTGGTGGGGAGGTCAAAGTCCACAATGAGATAGTCATATTTCAGGGCATCCTGCCAGGACTGTTCCAGGGCCTCCTTTCCTGAAACAGAGATGCAAATACAGGTTTGGCATCCCTGCGTTTTTGCCAGATACAGGAGATTCTGATCGGTTGAAAGTACTGTTTCCCCGGTGTTGACCACATTTAAGTCTACTTGATTACTGATTTCCGTAATCAGTTCTGTTTTCAAAGGAAATTTTTCCGAAAGGCGCTGTTCGCTATTGACGACTATTTTCCGGATAGGGGAGTTATTTATCAGGCTCCAAATGTCCTGGCGTTCCGGGGGAACTTTTCGGCCATCAAACCATATTTGCCGTGAACTTGTCTCTCTGTTTTTATCCGCCAATGGTATCAACTCCCAAAATGTTGTTAGTGAAAGCCTGCCAAAAAATACTTAAAAAATACTTATGGTAACTTTCCATAATATTTTATTCAGCGAGGCGGCAGACGTTCACCATTTCTTATGTTAACGAATAAATATTATATTAGAGCGAAAGTGTTAAATTATCATGGAGGAGGCAGAACAGTGGCTGATAAACATGATCAAAGGCCTGAAGCGGACAGTTTTACCACAGCGGTAAATCTGCACAATACCGGTGTTGACGGTGATAAGGATGCGGTTAAAAAGGCCCATAAAATGTTTAAGAAAATATGTGCCGATAATCCCGGGGACTGCTTGGCCGAAGCCTACCTGGGAAGCGCTACGGCCTTGCTGGGGCGTGATGAAATAGAACCTAACAGGAGGTTTAAACTGGCCCTTGACGGCCTGAAGATACTGGACCGTGCTGTTTCCAAGGAGCCGGATAACATAGAAATACGCATTTTGCGGGGGTTTGTCTGCCACAGGCTGCCGGAAATATATTTCCACCGCCTGGGGACCGCAATAGAGGATTTCACCTATGTCATCTCCAGATATGAAAGAAATAAAAAACTATTGAAGCGCGATTTTTACTGTAAGCTTCTTTTCGAACTGGGTATTGATTATAAGCAGTTGGAGCGCATCGAGGAGGCACATTTAACCTGGCAAAAACTCTTATCTGTTACCAGTGACCCTGATTATGTTGAGCTCCTTAAACGAGAAGGGTTTGAGGCCGGCAGTGAGACCTCAGGCAGACCCAGGTTCAGAGGCTTCAGATGGAGATAACCAGGCAAAGTAACCTAATATTTGCTGAGGGAGGCAGAACAATGACTTACACAGGCAAAGCTCCGAGTGAGTCTTTTGCTGCAGCCGTAGAGCTTCATGACCTTGGGGTTAAGGGGGATCAGGAAGCTGTTCCAAAGGCCTGCCGGATGTTCGAAAAAATGTGGTCGGAAAATCCGGACCAGCATCTGGCTGAAGCATATTTAGGAAGCGCCACGGCTTTATTGGGCAGAGACCACGCGGATCTTGACGAAAAGTTCCGGCTGGCTGTTGCCGGGTTAAAGCTGTTGGATTCCGCTGTATCCAAGGATGAACATAATGTTGAGATTCGCATCCTGCGGGGGCATGTATGCTTCAACCTTCCCGAGATGTACTTTCACCGGCTGCATACCGCGGTTGAAGACTTCGAGTTTTTGGTTTCTTGTTACCGGCGCAATAAGCGGGTTTTTTCCAAGGAGTTTTATGTGGAAACCATATTTAATTTAGGGTCAGCCTACAAGCAGTTGGGGCGGGATGAGGAAGCTGAAGCGGTATGGAAAAAACTCCTCTTTCAGACCAGGGACCCCAAATACCTAAACCGGCTCAGACAGGAGGGAATCCATATTCCCCAGTGGATGACAGGTTTCGGTCAAAGGCTGGGGCAGGGACCGGGGCTCAGGCTGGGACAGAGGCTGGGGGCTGTGGAAGCGCCTGAAAGCTCAAAAAAGCTGGAAGAAGCCCGGGAAATGCACCGGCGGGCAGCTTCCGGGAGCAAGGAAGAAGTGGCTGCGGCTTTGGCGTATTTTGAAAAAGCGGTCAGGGAAGACCCCGGCAATAACCTGTTCAGGGCTTACCATGCTGATTGCCTGTCAATGGCGGGACGTGTATCTGATGATCATGCCCTGTTATTTGGCAATGCCATCAAAGCCCTGATCGAT
This portion of the Phosphitispora fastidiosa genome encodes:
- a CDS encoding 2-amino-3,7-dideoxy-D-threo-hept-6-ulosonate synthase — its product is MTGKQIRLKRLFKHSDRLFIAPMDHGVTVGPVQGLTDMPLMAGLIRAGRADAVVVHKGLVNQITDCLGANGCELIVHLSASTSLAPDPNRKELVSSVEHAIRLGATAVSVHVNLGSAGEPAMLKDLGMIADSCASWSMPLLAMMYVRDGNKESEYDPAKIKHAARLAEEVGADIVKVNYTGSAETFAEVTGAVKIPVVIAGGPKMSSVNELLDMIEESTAAGARGVAIGRNLFQHPDPARLARIIRQILDQKPLRQRSEKIAIINF
- a CDS encoding 3-dehydroquinate synthase II codes for the protein MADKNRETSSRQIWFDGRKVPPERQDIWSLINNSPIRKIVVNSEQRLSEKFPLKTELITEISNQVDLNVVNTGETVLSTDQNLLYLAKTQGCQTCICISVSGKEALEQSWQDALKYDYLIVDFDLPTNIPLELIIARLQDSSTVLLKQVTTFAETEVVFGVLEKGSDGVLFSSTDINEIMKVSACLDGQDVGNIDLNSMTVSEVRNIGMGLRACIDTTAMMAQNEGMLVGSTSQGGIFVCSETHYLPYMNLRPFRVNAGAIHSYIWMPGNAAEYLSDLAAGSKVLCVNTEGISRTLTVGRVKMEVRPLLLIKGEAAGKEINVIVQDDWHIRVMGADGCPMNASLIRPGDQLLAYVCEPGRHVGIKVNETIIEK
- a CDS encoding tetratricopeptide repeat protein, with the translated sequence MTYTGKAPSESFAAAVELHDLGVKGDQEAVPKACRMFEKMWSENPDQHLAEAYLGSATALLGRDHADLDEKFRLAVAGLKLLDSAVSKDEHNVEIRILRGHVCFNLPEMYFHRLHTAVEDFEFLVSCYRRNKRVFSKEFYVETIFNLGSAYKQLGRDEEAEAVWKKLLFQTRDPKYLNRLRQEGIHIPQWMTGFGQRLGQGPGLRLGQRLGAVEAPESSKKLEEAREMHRRAASGSKEEVAAALAYFEKAVREDPGNNLFRAYHADCLSMAGRVSDDHALLFGNAIKALIDLDKAVNGNPENIQIRLLRANHSHRLPEQFFRRSATAMGDYEYLLQRYQEDQTIFDQKTWLGIQEKLGQVYERLEMKEEAGMVWEKLHDLTGEKKYLHQQNPEEIDFDAEKVKGMNWKQVLQEGIRLHDLGVAGNKKAARIAKALLEGVSKAKPGNLLAKAYYGSSLALTGWYSPNPGDMFGNGIKGFKIVKEAAERDPNNLQLRILRGYMAYNLPENFFHMTGLAVKDFRFLIQAYKKDQSIFPKEFYRQVLYDLGAAYQRIGETGRARKVWASLEGKSQDSE